Proteins encoded within one genomic window of Cryptosporangium aurantiacum:
- a CDS encoding adenylate/guanylate cyclase domain-containing protein: protein MTCPVCGTVAVPGARYCHHCGTRLPDVEPAAFATERRVVTVLFGDLTDFTAWSEDLDPERVGRLTDRVLAACAQAVTAFGGHVDKLTGDGIMAVFGAPVAHEDDPERAVRSALAMQRAVKRVIEDELGGGRRLGLRVGVNTGEVVAGVQAALSYTVIGDTVNTAARLSDAAGMGAVYAGARTQRATRDRAAWRRLPPLRLKGKRQPVEAYELLGLRDAPGIRPGLGDEAPFVGREVETGRLLGRFAEVVDEGEPRVVVVTAEAGAGKTRLGAEVARMVGDSYGARTLSTRCPAFGETGRLAPLADLVRQACGVEPDERGDRIAERIRRVATDLPDPGLGPGGVEVLFDLVGVESDVDALSGVPGISTAAGRRERTPAVLAALLTGLAATDPVLVELDDVHNASPDTLDAIGGLVDRLDGAVLLLLLGRPELVRTHGLLTRLAAAEPLPLPPLTGAAVSRLLRSYLGGPLDRADETRLLATAQGNPFYLAELVSLLVEQGRLTGGAGGWRLAPGGFAGRLLSSDLAAVLTARIDALPPYPRTVLRDAAVVGDRVPAGALEELRGSRRSLATAASDLDRALADLISRRMLRRTASGGYGFVTALMREAAYSGIGHADLAARHARIARWADGEPVRGLSDVERDEFIARHAERALRLADQMSLPPQHQARQVAGIGVAALHRLSERTIALGEPARALGLLDRAIALLPERAQGTVGVDDLRLLRARALLASGRADEAREIASAVAVGDGPVAVAALLVKGEALRAVGETRAAVAAWSSALRRSRAAGLPHCESEALRRLGMLDYLSGRLPLAERRFTAAYRVASASDDGPGTAWALQHLAWSATTRGDFDRADRVLEEARAVFARLDDPAGRSWVRGTTAFVRLLEGRLHEARRLAEKFVPYAERVADGWAVAALRIVDAFAAAELGDLTHATDQADLAHAAFVAGHDPWGASLALTVRGVIARGLDRLDEAVELLTEALEVGAQISHPLTAGIALTVRGYCHLGSGEVAAAEADAVRTLELIAPLEVDPSTRVGPLVLQAQARRLSGDRDGAIKLFGEVVNDASGPSLLFPRRQALAHYAGVLLEAGRAQESLEWARRASRVPAEDIRSRIVSRRALAVSLAASGALPEALVAADEAVALAYGTEQASERAASDTVRDRVALAHALARPE from the coding sequence ATGACGTGTCCGGTGTGCGGCACGGTCGCGGTGCCTGGCGCGCGGTACTGCCATCACTGCGGTACCCGCCTGCCGGACGTCGAGCCTGCCGCGTTCGCGACCGAACGCCGGGTCGTGACGGTCCTGTTCGGTGACCTCACCGACTTCACCGCCTGGTCGGAGGACCTCGACCCGGAGCGGGTCGGCAGGTTGACCGACCGGGTGCTTGCGGCCTGCGCGCAGGCCGTCACCGCCTTCGGCGGTCACGTCGACAAACTGACCGGCGACGGCATCATGGCCGTCTTCGGCGCTCCGGTCGCCCATGAGGACGATCCGGAGCGCGCGGTCCGCTCGGCGCTGGCCATGCAGCGCGCGGTCAAACGCGTGATCGAGGACGAGCTGGGTGGTGGACGCCGCCTCGGGCTGCGCGTCGGGGTGAACACCGGCGAAGTGGTCGCCGGTGTGCAAGCTGCCCTCTCTTACACGGTCATCGGCGACACCGTGAACACCGCTGCCCGGCTGTCGGACGCCGCCGGCATGGGCGCGGTCTATGCGGGCGCCCGTACCCAGCGCGCCACACGCGACCGGGCGGCCTGGCGTCGCCTGCCACCGCTGCGGCTCAAGGGCAAGCGTCAGCCGGTCGAGGCCTACGAGCTCCTCGGCCTGCGCGACGCCCCCGGCATCCGGCCGGGACTCGGTGACGAGGCGCCGTTCGTCGGACGCGAGGTCGAGACCGGACGCCTGCTCGGACGGTTCGCGGAGGTCGTCGACGAGGGCGAGCCGCGCGTCGTCGTCGTCACAGCGGAGGCCGGGGCGGGCAAGACCCGGCTCGGTGCCGAGGTCGCCCGGATGGTGGGTGACTCGTACGGCGCCCGCACGCTGTCCACCCGCTGCCCGGCGTTCGGCGAGACCGGGCGGCTGGCGCCGCTGGCCGACCTGGTCCGGCAGGCGTGCGGTGTCGAGCCGGACGAGCGGGGCGACCGGATCGCCGAGCGCATCCGCCGGGTCGCCACCGACCTGCCGGATCCCGGGCTGGGGCCGGGTGGCGTCGAGGTGCTGTTCGACCTGGTCGGGGTGGAATCCGACGTGGACGCGCTGAGCGGCGTCCCGGGCATCTCGACCGCGGCCGGACGCCGGGAGCGGACGCCCGCCGTGCTGGCAGCGCTGCTCACCGGGCTGGCCGCGACCGACCCCGTGCTGGTCGAGCTCGACGACGTCCACAACGCCTCGCCGGACACGCTGGACGCAATCGGAGGGCTCGTCGACCGGCTGGACGGTGCGGTTCTCCTGCTGTTGCTCGGTCGTCCTGAGCTCGTCCGGACGCACGGGCTGCTGACCCGGCTGGCCGCCGCCGAGCCGCTGCCGCTGCCGCCGCTGACCGGTGCCGCGGTCTCCCGGCTGCTGCGTTCGTACCTCGGTGGCCCGCTCGACCGCGCGGACGAGACCCGGCTGCTCGCCACCGCCCAGGGCAACCCGTTCTACCTGGCCGAGCTGGTCTCGCTGCTGGTCGAGCAGGGACGGCTGACCGGGGGAGCCGGCGGCTGGCGGCTCGCGCCGGGTGGTTTCGCCGGGCGGCTGCTCTCCTCGGACCTGGCCGCGGTGCTGACCGCCCGTATCGACGCGTTGCCGCCGTACCCACGCACGGTCCTGCGGGACGCGGCCGTCGTCGGTGACCGGGTTCCGGCCGGTGCGCTGGAGGAGCTGCGGGGTAGCCGCCGCTCGCTGGCCACCGCGGCGTCCGACCTCGACCGGGCGCTGGCGGACCTGATCAGCAGACGCATGCTCCGCCGCACCGCCAGCGGCGGATACGGCTTCGTCACCGCGCTGATGCGGGAGGCGGCCTACAGCGGCATCGGGCACGCCGACCTGGCCGCGCGGCACGCCCGGATCGCCCGCTGGGCCGACGGCGAGCCGGTGCGCGGCCTGTCCGACGTGGAACGCGACGAATTCATCGCGCGCCACGCCGAGCGGGCACTGCGGCTAGCCGACCAGATGTCGCTGCCGCCCCAGCACCAGGCCCGGCAGGTCGCCGGAATCGGGGTCGCCGCGCTGCACCGGCTGTCCGAGCGGACGATCGCGCTCGGTGAGCCGGCCCGCGCACTCGGCCTGCTCGACCGGGCGATCGCGCTGCTGCCGGAACGGGCCCAGGGCACGGTTGGTGTCGACGACCTCCGGCTGCTCCGAGCGCGGGCGCTGCTGGCCAGCGGTCGGGCCGACGAGGCGCGCGAGATCGCGTCCGCGGTCGCGGTGGGGGACGGTCCGGTGGCCGTCGCCGCGCTGCTGGTCAAGGGCGAGGCGCTGCGGGCGGTCGGCGAGACCAGGGCGGCGGTCGCGGCGTGGAGTTCGGCGCTGCGCCGTTCCCGGGCAGCCGGCCTGCCGCACTGCGAGAGCGAGGCGCTCCGGCGGCTCGGCATGCTCGATTACCTCAGCGGCCGGTTGCCGCTGGCCGAGCGTCGCTTCACCGCCGCGTACCGGGTCGCGTCGGCGTCCGACGACGGGCCGGGTACCGCCTGGGCCCTGCAGCATCTGGCGTGGTCGGCGACCACCCGGGGTGACTTCGACCGCGCCGACCGGGTGCTGGAGGAGGCGCGGGCGGTGTTCGCCCGGCTCGACGACCCGGCCGGCCGGTCCTGGGTACGTGGCACGACGGCTTTCGTCCGACTGCTGGAGGGACGCCTGCACGAGGCGCGCCGCCTCGCGGAGAAGTTCGTGCCGTACGCCGAGCGGGTCGCCGACGGGTGGGCGGTGGCCGCGCTCCGGATCGTGGACGCGTTCGCCGCCGCCGAGCTGGGTGACCTCACTCACGCCACGGACCAGGCCGACCTGGCGCACGCCGCGTTCGTCGCCGGGCACGACCCGTGGGGCGCGAGTCTGGCGCTCACCGTCCGCGGGGTGATCGCCCGCGGGCTCGACCGCCTGGACGAGGCCGTCGAGCTGCTGACCGAGGCACTGGAGGTCGGCGCGCAGATCAGTCACCCGCTCACCGCGGGTATCGCGCTGACCGTGCGCGGCTACTGCCATCTCGGCTCGGGCGAGGTGGCGGCGGCCGAAGCGGACGCCGTCCGGACGCTGGAGCTCATCGCGCCGCTGGAGGTCGACCCGTCCACCCGGGTCGGCCCGCTTGTGCTGCAAGCGCAGGCCCGCCGCCTGAGCGGTGACCGGGACGGCGCGATCAAGCTGTTCGGCGAGGTGGTGAACGACGCCAGCGGCCCGTCGCTGCTGTTCCCTCGGCGTCAGGCGCTCGCGCACTACGCCGGTGTCCTGCTGGAGGCGGGCCGGGCGCAGGAATCGCTGGAGTGGGCGCGCCGGGCGTCCCGGGTGCCCGCCGAGGACATCCGCAGCCGGATCGTTTCCCGGCGGGCGCTGGCGGTCTCGCTGGCGGCCTCCGGGGCGCTGCCGGAGGCCCTCGTCGCGGCGGACGAGGCGGTGGCGCTCGCCTACGGGACGGAGCAGGCCTCGGAGCGGGCAGCCAGCGATACGGTGCGTGACCGTGTCGCTCTGGCGCACGCGCTTGCTCGCCCTGAGTAG
- a CDS encoding MBL fold metallo-hydrolase, translated as MTLPDWVPAWATLVRADNPGPMTLDGTNTWVLRAPGASGCVVVDPGPLLPSHLEQVAAHGPVVATLLTHGHPDHAEGARRFAEMTGSDVLALDPKHAVGGQALIADGEPLDVAGLRIRAFGTPGHTADSVSFVVGEEAVLTGDTILGRGTTVVAWPDGQLGDYLTSLERLRGLGSIPVLPGHGPVLPDAEAVAGYYLRHRAERLAQVQAAVAAGATSPAEVVATVYADVDRSVWPAAELSVRAQLDYLRVADRP; from the coding sequence GTGACGCTGCCCGACTGGGTTCCGGCTTGGGCGACGCTCGTCCGCGCGGACAACCCCGGACCGATGACGCTGGACGGCACCAACACCTGGGTGCTGCGTGCGCCGGGTGCGAGCGGCTGCGTGGTCGTCGACCCCGGTCCGCTGCTGCCGTCGCACCTGGAGCAGGTGGCCGCCCACGGCCCGGTCGTCGCGACGCTGCTCACCCACGGCCACCCGGACCACGCCGAGGGCGCCCGTCGGTTCGCCGAGATGACCGGTTCGGACGTGCTCGCGCTGGACCCAAAACACGCGGTCGGCGGCCAGGCGCTGATCGCGGACGGTGAGCCGCTGGACGTCGCGGGCTTGAGGATCCGGGCGTTCGGAACGCCCGGTCACACGGCGGACTCCGTCTCGTTCGTCGTCGGGGAGGAAGCCGTGCTCACCGGCGACACGATCCTCGGCCGGGGCACCACGGTCGTCGCCTGGCCGGACGGCCAGCTCGGCGACTACCTCACCAGCCTGGAGCGGCTCCGCGGGCTGGGCTCGATCCCGGTGCTGCCGGGGCACGGCCCGGTGCTACCCGACGCGGAGGCGGTGGCCGGGTACTACCTCCGCCACCGGGCCGAGCGGCTCGCGCAGGTCCAGGCGGCGGTGGCCGCCGGAGCCACCTCACCCGCCGAGGTGGTCGCGACCGTATACGCCGACGTCGACCGGTCGGTCTGGCCGGCCGCCGAGCTCTCGGTGCGTGCCCAGCTCGATTACCTCCGGGTGGCCGACCGACCATGA
- a CDS encoding NUDIX hydrolase, protein MVPGVPAEAADAGRPAQHPRPPTPRDASTTILLRDAPGGIEAYLLVRSTHLAAFAGLTVFPGGSVDAGDYVREGSWRGPDPAGWPLGAAADLSRALVTAAVRETFEEIGVLLAEPADGQSFPGAADLAHDRAALEAGEATLPALLDSRGLVLRTDLVRPWTHWITPEAEKRRFDTRFFVAGLPAGQQVQQPSGEATRGLWLRPAEALATVERGELGMLPPTASTLLSLTEFGTLADVFAAAETRTIRPIQPVYQRGEGGPQLTLPSDALELLPAGVTPEFVSGLLAGIARHGRLPATQPEKGSTT, encoded by the coding sequence ATGGTTCCCGGAGTGCCGGCCGAGGCCGCAGACGCAGGACGGCCCGCGCAGCACCCGCGACCGCCCACGCCCCGCGACGCGTCGACGACGATCCTGCTCCGCGACGCGCCCGGTGGCATCGAGGCATATCTCCTCGTCAGGTCGACCCACCTCGCCGCGTTCGCCGGGCTCACGGTGTTTCCCGGCGGCTCGGTCGATGCGGGGGACTACGTCCGCGAAGGGTCCTGGCGCGGCCCTGACCCGGCCGGCTGGCCGCTCGGGGCCGCAGCCGACCTGTCCAGGGCGCTGGTCACCGCGGCGGTTCGCGAGACGTTCGAGGAGATCGGCGTACTGCTGGCGGAGCCGGCCGACGGGCAATCGTTCCCCGGCGCGGCCGACCTCGCGCACGACCGGGCCGCGCTGGAGGCCGGCGAGGCCACGCTGCCCGCGTTGCTGGACTCCCGAGGTTTGGTCCTCCGGACCGACCTGGTCCGCCCGTGGACGCACTGGATCACCCCGGAGGCCGAGAAACGCCGGTTCGACACGCGGTTCTTCGTCGCCGGGTTGCCTGCCGGTCAGCAGGTGCAGCAGCCCTCCGGCGAAGCGACCCGCGGGCTCTGGCTCCGTCCGGCCGAGGCGCTCGCCACGGTCGAGCGCGGCGAGCTGGGCATGCTGCCGCCGACGGCGTCCACGCTGCTGAGCCTGACCGAGTTCGGAACGCTCGCGGACGTGTTCGCCGCGGCCGAGACCCGGACGATCCGCCCCATCCAGCCCGTGTATCAGCGGGGTGAGGGCGGGCCGCAGCTCACGCTGCCGTCGGACGCGCTCGAACTGCTGCCCGCCGGTGTGACGCCGGAGTTCGTTTCCGGCCTGCTGGCCGGTATCGCGCGACACGGGCGGCTTCCGGCGACGCAGCCCGAGAAGGGGTCGACGACGTGA
- a CDS encoding MerR family transcriptional regulator — MLPSADTLAQRQLPTDLSVEQLAEQCRVSVRLVRAHQSRRLLHPPRRVGRRSVYDHSHIDRLELIQRLQRAGFSLAAIRALLQTGHNAPELALAWHAEGLAMRFPSPTDTSDPDLQVEPEGVADLHAQPGAWEALESYGLVSRAPDGNWHGTHPVLVAVGRRAREMGLPSTEITRLQLRVAAAALELSREILEAFTPIFALRAPAPRPGDDAAENGLVSDRTRLIEDYAGMSSVATALVSATFEVQLSRVVRGVVGIPSAPV, encoded by the coding sequence GTGCTGCCCTCCGCCGACACTCTCGCCCAGCGGCAGTTGCCGACCGATCTGAGCGTCGAGCAGTTGGCCGAACAGTGCCGGGTGAGCGTCCGGCTGGTCCGCGCGCACCAGTCCCGGCGGCTGCTGCACCCGCCCCGCCGGGTCGGCAGGCGGAGCGTGTACGACCACTCGCACATCGACCGGCTGGAACTGATCCAGCGGTTACAGCGGGCCGGGTTCTCGCTGGCCGCGATCCGGGCGCTGCTGCAGACCGGCCACAACGCGCCGGAACTCGCGCTGGCCTGGCACGCCGAGGGCCTGGCGATGCGGTTCCCGTCACCCACCGACACCTCGGACCCCGACCTGCAGGTCGAACCCGAAGGCGTGGCCGACCTGCACGCGCAGCCGGGCGCCTGGGAGGCGCTGGAGTCCTACGGGCTGGTCAGCCGCGCGCCGGACGGCAACTGGCACGGCACCCACCCGGTGCTGGTCGCGGTCGGCCGCCGGGCCAGGGAGATGGGTCTGCCCTCGACGGAGATCACCCGGCTGCAGCTGCGGGTCGCGGCCGCCGCGCTGGAACTCTCCCGGGAGATCCTGGAGGCGTTCACGCCGATCTTCGCGCTCCGGGCGCCGGCGCCGCGCCCCGGCGACGACGCGGCCGAGAACGGCCTGGTCAGCGACCGGACGCGTCTGATCGAGGACTACGCGGGTATGTCGTCGGTGGCGACCGCGCTGGTGAGCGCGACGTTCGAGGTCCAGCTCAGCCGAGTCGTGCGAGGCGTCGTCGGCATCCCGTCCGCCCCCGTGTGA
- a CDS encoding RidA family protein, whose product MSKVAERLAELGLTLPAVPAPVAAYVPALRTGSYVYTSGQLPVVDGKLAVTGLLGAEVSPETGYELARTAGLNALAAVASVVDLDDVVRVVKAVGFVASAPGFFGQPGVVNGASELFGAVFGDAGKHARSAVGVAVLPLNAPVEVELIVEVR is encoded by the coding sequence GTGAGCAAGGTCGCAGAACGGCTCGCTGAACTGGGCCTGACGCTGCCCGCCGTGCCGGCCCCGGTGGCCGCCTATGTGCCCGCGCTGCGCACCGGCTCGTACGTCTACACCTCCGGTCAGCTTCCGGTGGTGGACGGCAAGCTCGCCGTCACCGGTTTGCTGGGCGCCGAAGTCTCTCCGGAGACCGGGTACGAGCTCGCCCGGACGGCCGGGCTCAACGCGCTCGCCGCGGTGGCCTCGGTCGTCGACCTGGACGACGTCGTGCGGGTCGTGAAGGCGGTCGGGTTCGTCGCGTCCGCACCCGGGTTCTTCGGCCAGCCGGGCGTCGTCAACGGCGCCAGCGAGCTGTTCGGTGCCGTGTTCGGCGACGCCGGCAAGCACGCGCGGAGCGCGGTCGGTGTCGCGGTGCTGCCGCTGAACGCCCCGGTCGAGGTCGAGCTGATCGTCGAGGTGCGCTGA
- a CDS encoding ArsA-related P-loop ATPase: MAAPYWEHHADRQLAAPRGYARRVPEESTAFPPARLHIVTGKGGTGKTTVAAALALALAAGGRRTLLVEVEGRQGIAPMFGLDPLPYSERPIAVAPEGGEVRALAVDAEEALLDYLEMFYKLGRAGRVLKKLGAIDFATTIAPGMRDVLLTGKVKEAVTRADRGRRVYDAVVMDAPPTGRVGRFLNVNSEVAGLAKVGPIKTQSDGVMAVLRSPMTAIHLVTLLEEMPVQETSDAVTELAGIGLPIGVVLVNAVRGTSLVDAKVTQAELKRGLAAAGLATDRQTVKGLADEVADHVRRVGLEQRLRGELTELGRPVLDLPFLPEGMDTDGLYELADALRKAGVRAP, translated from the coding sequence ATGGCCGCACCCTACTGGGAGCACCATGCTGACCGGCAGCTTGCCGCCCCGCGTGGTTACGCTCGTAGAGTGCCCGAGGAATCCACAGCGTTCCCCCCGGCGCGGCTGCACATAGTCACCGGTAAGGGCGGCACCGGAAAGACCACGGTCGCCGCAGCACTCGCGCTGGCGCTGGCCGCAGGCGGACGCCGCACGCTGCTCGTCGAGGTGGAAGGCCGGCAGGGGATCGCCCCGATGTTCGGCCTCGACCCGCTGCCCTACTCCGAGCGACCGATCGCGGTCGCCCCCGAAGGGGGCGAGGTCCGCGCGCTGGCCGTGGACGCCGAAGAGGCGCTGCTCGACTACCTGGAGATGTTCTACAAGCTCGGCCGCGCGGGGCGAGTGCTGAAGAAGCTCGGTGCGATCGACTTCGCCACCACGATCGCGCCCGGCATGCGTGACGTCCTGCTGACCGGCAAGGTCAAGGAGGCCGTGACCCGCGCTGACCGCGGTCGGCGGGTGTACGACGCGGTCGTGATGGACGCGCCGCCGACCGGCCGGGTGGGGCGCTTCCTCAACGTCAACTCCGAGGTGGCCGGGTTGGCGAAGGTCGGGCCGATCAAGACCCAGTCGGACGGCGTGATGGCCGTCCTCCGTTCGCCGATGACCGCGATCCACCTGGTGACGCTCCTCGAGGAGATGCCGGTGCAGGAGACCTCGGACGCCGTCACCGAGCTGGCCGGGATCGGGCTGCCGATCGGCGTGGTGCTGGTCAACGCGGTCCGCGGAACGTCGCTGGTCGACGCCAAGGTCACCCAGGCCGAGCTAAAGCGCGGGCTGGCGGCCGCCGGGCTCGCGACCGACCGGCAGACCGTGAAAGGTCTCGCCGACGAGGTGGCCGACCACGTCCGCCGGGTAGGGCTGGAGCAGCGGCTGCGAGGCGAGCTGACCGAACTCGGCCGCCCCGTGCTGGATCTGCCGTTCCTCCCGGAGGGCATGGATACCGACGGGCTGTACGAACTGGCCGACGCGCTGCGGAAGGCGGGGGTGCGGGCGCCGTGA
- a CDS encoding ArsA family ATPase: MSGLDIEALLTDADTRIIVCCGSGGVGKTTTAAALGLRAAEAGRRTVVLTIDPARRLAQSMGLSELDNVPRRVKGVETTGGGELHAMMLDMKRTFDEVVLAHTDPGRAEEIFANPFYQAMSSSFSGTQEYMAMEKLSQLRAADEWDLIIVDTPPSRSALDFLDAPQNLARFLDGRLLKLLLAPAKTGGRGVLKVMSGTFSLFSRVITKILGNQLLDDVSTFVAALDSMFGGFRERAQRTYDLLKTPGTAFVVVAAPEPDAVREASYFADRLLAEGMPLAGLVLNRVHATEAPGLSAADALDAAEKLDRTGESPLTAEVLRIHAGLSRLVERERRIAAGFTTAHPDVPIVEVPAEAEDVHDLDGLRRVGSALASTA, from the coding sequence GTGAGTGGTCTGGACATCGAGGCGCTGCTGACCGACGCCGATACGCGCATCATCGTGTGCTGCGGCTCCGGCGGGGTGGGCAAGACGACAACGGCTGCGGCGCTCGGCCTCCGCGCGGCGGAGGCCGGCCGGCGGACGGTCGTGCTCACGATCGACCCGGCGCGGCGGCTCGCGCAGTCGATGGGGCTCTCCGAACTCGACAACGTCCCGCGCCGGGTGAAGGGCGTCGAGACGACAGGCGGCGGCGAGCTGCACGCGATGATGCTCGACATGAAACGCACGTTCGACGAGGTCGTGCTCGCGCACACCGACCCCGGACGCGCCGAGGAGATCTTCGCGAACCCGTTCTATCAGGCGATGTCGTCCTCGTTCTCCGGGACGCAGGAGTACATGGCGATGGAGAAGCTCAGCCAGCTCCGCGCGGCCGACGAGTGGGATCTGATCATCGTCGACACGCCACCGAGCCGGTCGGCGCTGGACTTCCTGGACGCGCCCCAGAACCTGGCCCGGTTCCTGGACGGGCGGCTGCTCAAGCTGCTGCTGGCGCCTGCCAAGACCGGCGGGCGCGGCGTGCTGAAGGTGATGTCGGGGACGTTCTCGCTGTTCAGCCGCGTCATCACGAAGATTCTCGGTAACCAACTGCTGGACGACGTCTCGACGTTCGTCGCCGCGTTGGACTCGATGTTCGGCGGCTTCCGCGAGCGCGCTCAGCGGACCTACGACCTGTTGAAGACGCCGGGTACGGCGTTCGTCGTGGTTGCTGCCCCCGAGCCGGACGCCGTCCGCGAAGCGTCGTACTTCGCGGACCGTCTGCTCGCCGAGGGAATGCCGCTGGCGGGGTTGGTTCTCAACCGGGTCCACGCGACCGAGGCCCCGGGGCTCTCCGCGGCCGACGCGCTGGACGCCGCTGAGAAGTTGGATCGCACCGGCGAGTCGCCGTTGACCGCCGAGGTGCTGAGGATCCACGCCGGTCTGTCCCGGCTGGTGGAGCGGGAGCGGCGGATCGCGGCGGGTTTCACCACCGCGCACCCGGACGTCCCGATCGTCGAGGTGCCTGCCGAGGCCGAGGATGTCCACGACCTCGACGGCCTGCGCCGAGTGGGCTCAGCGCTCGCAAGTACCGCCTAG
- a CDS encoding WhiB family transcriptional regulator yields the protein MTMIADWAGRAACRASDPDSLFVQGAAQNRAKTVCMGCPVRTECLADALDNRVEFGVWGGMTERERRALLRRRPDVTSWWKLLEAARKAHDLQPTG from the coding sequence ATGACGATGATCGCTGACTGGGCTGGACGTGCGGCCTGTCGTGCCAGCGATCCGGACTCGCTCTTCGTCCAAGGTGCGGCTCAGAACCGCGCCAAGACGGTGTGCATGGGTTGTCCGGTTCGGACCGAGTGCCTCGCTGATGCGCTCGACAACCGCGTGGAGTTCGGCGTTTGGGGCGGTATGACCGAGCGCGAGCGTCGTGCCTTGTTACGTCGTCGCCCTGACGTGACGTCGTGGTGGAAGCTGCTCGAGGCCGCGCGCAAGGCGCACGACCTGCAGCCCACCGGCTAG